Proteins encoded in a region of the Populus alba chromosome 13, ASM523922v2, whole genome shotgun sequence genome:
- the LOC118036502 gene encoding small ribosomal subunit protein uS7 — MVCYTKKLMAVRIVKHAMEIINLLTAQNPVQVIIDAVVSSGPREDATRIGAAGVVSRQAVDVSPLRRVNQAIYLLVTAECLADELINAAKGSSNSYAIKKKDEIKRVAKANS; from the exons TTACACGAAGAAGTTGATGGCAGTCAGGATTGTGAAGCATGCTATGGAGATTATCAACCTTCTTACTGCCCAAAACCCCGTTCAAGTCATTATTGATGCTGTTGTTAGCAG CGGTCCAAGAGAAGATGCGACTCGAATTGGCGCAGCAGGTGTGGTTAGCAGGCAAGCTGTTGATGTATCTCCACTTCGCCGTGTGAACCAAGCAATATATCTTCTTGTCACAGCTGAATGTTTGGCTGATGAATTGATTAATGCGGCCAAGGGATCTTCTAACAG CTACGCTATCAAGAAAAAGGATGAGATCAAAAGAGTTGCCAAGGCTAATAGTTGA